One window from the genome of Clostridiales bacterium encodes:
- the secG gene encoding preprotein translocase subunit SecG → MALMALEVLLAIFLIIVVLFQPGSTEGLGAISGGQDTFFGKHKGQTLEGRMKRLTIITAALLVINAAVFFITMAIYAG, encoded by the coding sequence ATGGCGCTTATGGCGCTAGAAGTTTTGCTGGCGATATTTTTGATTATTGTCGTGTTGTTCCAGCCCGGCAGCACAGAGGGCTTGGGCGCGATCTCAGGCGGTCAGGACACGTTCTTTGGGAAGCACAAGGGACAAACCTTGGAAGGCAGGATGAAAAGGTTGACCATAATAACGGCCGCTTTGCTGGTTATTAACGCGGCGGTTTTCTTCATTACAATGGCGATTTATGCGGGATAA